In Columba livia isolate bColLiv1 breed racing homer chromosome Z, bColLiv1.pat.W.v2, whole genome shotgun sequence, one DNA window encodes the following:
- the LOC102092795 gene encoding cilia- and flagella-associated protein 53-like: MSPAHRPSARPQQRTRRHDATSGAALCHGNGRRVPPSPAMDARRRQRPRCREVPGPFPHSTALRARSPKEQTSENVASAQRREEKELEYANLLKLYAQYRHVNEWQKHNEQKWLHSALQRKVDAAMLEYLPGAEERRERLRELLEAEETKYFAEMDALEETVQEKHDKMREQAKILREKREKERQQLVAEKREQQFSQQCEELRVQLAKKHQREVCADRLAQLALKEELQKHRREEEQMFAELWRQDRLAKEQRDAAEVQKSAQRHRETLNVLGAQVAALGARKEEEKRLKEEDAQLLEQQQKLLKQENEQRQMEKRQKQKELRDVLLSAAEDKKQHLNEEKQNELALEMKILEKALQEPQEDLEEKTKRKHELFKEQQNYLAHRAQQQEEEKRRQKEDEQLLDEEMAKIWAKKAEQVRLEREAREQLLKNVLDTRQLQVEEKLQRNTKEQEELAQERLLLSKSIAELRHVEEEKYARKVKERKEYQEQLRAQIAQRQQARDAEEEEKRREHESSLAAERAYQERIQDILAKPYDKTAKIHPLRRKLTSDSQEVRL, translated from the exons ATGTCACCCGCACATCGTCCCTCAGCCCGCCCGCAGCAGCGCACCCGGCGTCATGACGCCACTTCCGGCGCGGCGCTTTGTCACGGCAACGGGCGGCGTGTCCCGCCTTCCCCGGCCATGGACGCGCGGCGCCGGCAGCGGCCGCGGTGCCGGGAGGTGCCCGGGCCCTTCCCGCACTCCACGGCGCTG AGAGCCAGGTCTCCTAAAGAGCAAACCAGTGAAAACGTTGCCTCCGCCCAAAGAcgggaagaaaaagaacttgAATATGCCAACCTCTTAAAGCTCTACGCCCAGTATCGCCACGTTAACGAGTGGCAGAAACACAATGAACAGAAATGGCTGCACAGCGCCCTGCAGAGAAAGGTGGACGCGGCCATGCTGGAATATCTACCTGGAgccgaggagaggagagagag ACTTCGTGAGCTTCTGGAAGCAGAGGAAACCAAATACTTTGCCGAGATGGACGCCCTTGAAGAAACGGTACAGGAGAAACACGACAAAATGAGGGAACAAGCCAAAATactgagagagaagagagaaaaagaaagacaacaaCTGGTGGCTGAGAAACGGGAGCAGCAATTCAG CCAACAATGCGAGGAGCTCCGCGTGCAGCTGGCCAAGAAGCACCAGCGAGAAGTGTGCGCGGACCGGCTGGCCCAGCTGGCTCTGAAGGAAGAGCTGCAAAAGCACCGGCGGGAGGAGGAGCAGATGTTCGCGGAGCTCTGGAGGCAGGACAGGCTGGCCAAGGAGCAGCGAGACGCCGCCGAGGTGCAGAAATCGGCGCAGCGGCACCGCGAAACGCTCAACGTGCTCGGCGCCCAGGTCGCGGCGCTCGGCGCTCgcaaagaggaggagaagcggCTGAAGGAAGAGGACGCTCAGTTGCTG GAACAACAGCAGAAGCTGCTTAAGCAAGAGAATGAACAACGTCAGATGGAGAAGcgacagaaacagaaagaactCAGGGACGTGTTGCTCAGCGCAGCCGAGGACAAGAAACAGCATCttaatgaggaaaaacaaaacgaaCTTGCCCTCGAGATGAAGATCTTAGAAAAAGCTCTTCAGGAACCCCAGGAAGACCTTGAGGAGAAAACGAAAAGAAAA CACGAGCTGTTCAAGGAGCAACAGAACTACCTGGCGCACCGGgctcagcagcaggaggaggagaaacgGCGCCAAAAGGAAGACGAGCAGCTCCTGGATGAGGAGATGGCCAAGATTTGGGCCAAGAAGGCCGAACAAGTGCGGTTAGAAAGGGAAGCGagagagcagctgctgaaaaacGTCCTGGATACACGACAACTGCAGGTTGAGGAGAAGC tgcaaagaaacacaaaggaGCAGGAAGAACTCGCTCAAGAGAGGTTGTTATTATCCAAATCCATCGCAGAACTTAGACatgtagaagaagaaaaatacgcgag AAAagtcaaggaaagaaaagaataccAAGAGCAACTCAGGGCTCAAATCGCCCAGCGACAACAGGCCCGTGAtgctgaggaagaagagaagcgGCGGGAACACGAGTCGAGTTTAGCGGCAGAGCGAGCTTACCAAGAGAGGATCCAGGACATTCTAGCAAAGCCTTATGATAAAACAGCCAAAATCCACCCTTTGAGACGAAAACTCACGTCTGACTCTCAAGAAGTTCGCTTATGA